From Betta splendens chromosome 3, fBetSpl5.4, whole genome shotgun sequence, the proteins below share one genomic window:
- the bola3 gene encoding bolA-like protein 3, protein MMLACKRSFTSTVASALRLLRCNEVAVSSQYRSLSTQTDGEVRIAKILKEKFPLASSLKVVDISGGCGAMYEIHIESTEFEGKRTVQQHQIVNQALKDEIQGMHGLRIFTDVPKH, encoded by the exons ATGATGTTGGCGTGCAAACGGAGCTTCACTAGCACTGTGGCGTCTGCTCTGCGACTCCTTCGCTGTAACGaa GTTGCTGTTTCCAGCCAGTACAGGTCTCTGTCCACGCAAACGGACGGAGAGGTCCGCATCGCGAAGATACTGAAGGAGAAGTTTCCTCTAGCTTCGTCGCTTAAAGTTGTGGATATATCGG GTGGTTGTGGTGCCATGTATGAGATCCATATAGAGTCGACTGAGTTTGAAGGAAAAAGGACTGTTCAGCAACACCAAATTGTCAATCAG GCTCTCAAAGATGAGATTCAAGGAATGCATGGACTGCGAATTTTCACAGATGTCCCAAAGCATTAG